A section of the Leptospira kobayashii genome encodes:
- a CDS encoding ABC transporter permease, with protein MDVIKITNLVKTYNTGSIPFSVLDHVSLSIQEGEFVAIMGASGSGKSTLLQILGLLDGFDSGSYLLFGEEVSKKTGDELSFLRSSRIGFIFQQFHLLARTSALENVGLPGLYSGSDQGEERALSLLDKVGLGDRAHHKPNELSGGQQQRVAIARSLFNGPGLIFADEPTGNLDSKSKLDIMMELSKLHKEGKTIVMVTHEQEMAEYCDRLIYFSDGKIVKEEKRNRTKKTDSFFSFPHSQRKLSSILFGSLRSAVKTLIANRARSFLSALGILFGVAAVIAVIALGEGAKKSIEEQFNSMGSNLLIVRTGGSRSGGVSLEAGSVAKIDLGDVDAIKRKLVGVLNISGTITGRGQSVHQNRNWNTMIMGVQPSYGVLRNSLPTSGRFFTEEENNQRSLVVLIGATVLRELFGEADPLGKYIKINRIHFKVIGILPEKGNGGFRDQDDVVLIPMQTALRRVMNRDSIDSIEMELDPNADRDIFSSDLRALLHQRHNTNETMGNLFQIMSMADIQAAVSETSQTMSSLLMGIAGISLVVGGIGIMNIMLVSVKERTREIGLRKALGARNNDIRIQFLIESVLVSLIGGGVGVFIGVFTITMLQEFAGWTAMITTSSIGISLLFSTTIGVLFGWWPAELAAKLNPITALRYE; from the coding sequence TTGGATGTCATCAAAATCACCAATCTTGTAAAAACATATAACACAGGTTCTATTCCATTTTCGGTATTGGATCATGTTTCCCTTTCCATCCAGGAAGGAGAGTTTGTCGCTATCATGGGGGCTTCCGGTTCCGGGAAATCCACACTTTTACAAATCTTAGGTTTGTTAGACGGATTTGATTCCGGGTCGTACTTACTCTTCGGAGAAGAGGTTTCCAAAAAGACGGGAGATGAACTTTCGTTTCTCCGTTCCAGTCGGATCGGATTTATTTTTCAGCAATTTCATCTACTCGCAAGAACTTCGGCTTTGGAAAATGTAGGTTTGCCCGGATTGTATTCCGGTTCGGACCAAGGCGAAGAAAGAGCTCTTTCTCTTTTGGATAAAGTCGGTCTGGGAGACCGGGCCCATCATAAGCCGAATGAACTTTCCGGAGGACAACAGCAAAGGGTAGCGATCGCAAGATCTTTGTTCAACGGTCCCGGACTTATTTTTGCGGATGAACCTACGGGAAATCTGGATTCCAAAAGTAAATTGGATATCATGATGGAATTGTCCAAACTACACAAAGAGGGCAAAACGATCGTTATGGTAACTCACGAACAGGAAATGGCGGAGTATTGCGATCGTTTGATTTATTTTTCCGACGGAAAGATTGTCAAAGAGGAGAAAAGAAACCGAACTAAAAAAACGGATTCCTTTTTCAGTTTCCCCCATTCCCAAAGAAAACTTTCGTCTATTTTATTCGGATCTCTTCGTTCCGCTGTAAAAACATTGATTGCAAACAGGGCACGATCCTTTTTATCTGCATTGGGAATTTTGTTCGGTGTGGCCGCCGTTATCGCAGTGATTGCATTAGGTGAAGGAGCGAAAAAAAGTATCGAAGAGCAGTTTAATTCCATGGGTTCCAATTTACTTATCGTAAGAACGGGGGGATCCAGATCCGGCGGAGTTTCCTTGGAAGCGGGAAGCGTGGCAAAGATTGATTTGGGAGATGTGGATGCCATTAAACGGAAATTAGTTGGTGTTCTGAATATAAGCGGGACAATTACCGGCCGCGGTCAGTCGGTGCATCAAAACCGCAACTGGAATACTATGATCATGGGAGTTCAGCCTTCTTACGGAGTATTGCGCAATTCATTGCCCACTTCGGGAAGATTTTTTACGGAAGAGGAAAACAATCAGAGAAGTTTGGTGGTTTTGATCGGGGCTACAGTCTTACGGGAATTGTTCGGGGAAGCGGATCCTCTGGGAAAATACATTAAAATCAATCGGATTCATTTTAAGGTGATTGGAATCCTTCCTGAAAAAGGAAACGGTGGATTTAGAGACCAGGACGACGTGGTTTTGATTCCTATGCAAACGGCACTTCGCAGGGTAATGAACCGGGATAGTATCGATTCGATTGAAATGGAATTGGATCCGAATGCGGATCGTGATATTTTTTCGTCCGATCTAAGAGCATTATTGCACCAAAGGCATAATACGAATGAAACGATGGGAAATTTATTTCAAATCATGAGTATGGCTGATATTCAGGCCGCGGTTTCGGAGACCAGTCAAACGATGTCTTCTTTGCTGATGGGAATCGCAGGAATCTCTCTTGTTGTAGGAGGAATTGGAATTATGAATATTATGCTTGTTTCCGTAAAAGAAAGAACTCGTGAAATCGGTCTTCGTAAGGCGTTAGGTGCGCGAAACAACGATATAAGAATTCAATTTTTGATTGAATCCGTTTTGGTAAGTCTTATCGGAGGAGGAGTCGGAGTCTTTATAGGAGTATTTACCATTACCATGTTACAGGAGTTTGCTGGTTGGACGGCGATGATCACTACTTCTTCCATCGGAATTTCGCTTTTGTTTTCCACTACAATCGGAGTTTTATTCGGTTGGTGGCCTGCGGAGCTTGCCGCAAAATTAAATCCTATCACGGCGTTAAGATACGAATAG
- a CDS encoding TetR/AcrR family transcriptional regulator: MKYKALPRREPKQLRSKERVQKILDSTIRLLQDVGYDSITTDAIALECGISVGSLYQFFPNKEAILYSLADASYLNIHDYFFSLVREEMKTRKKFDEKLIEQLLSMFEKSLVEVKWYHTIESIVHTHPELQKLDQESNIRFANSLVNELLLPLFPKLKKQKAMDVAFISVEAVDSVFKSLLRESKISKMRKKQILTELGRFLYSYFSRLK, from the coding sequence ATGAAATACAAAGCATTACCCAGAAGAGAACCGAAACAACTTCGTTCCAAAGAACGCGTCCAAAAAATTTTGGATTCTACCATTCGATTATTGCAAGATGTGGGCTACGATTCGATTACTACGGATGCGATTGCTTTGGAGTGCGGGATTTCCGTCGGTTCTTTGTATCAGTTTTTTCCGAATAAAGAGGCCATATTGTATTCTTTGGCGGATGCAAGTTATCTCAATATTCACGATTATTTTTTCTCTTTGGTAAGAGAAGAAATGAAAACCAGAAAAAAATTCGATGAAAAACTAATCGAACAATTGCTTTCGATGTTTGAAAAGTCACTTGTAGAAGTGAAATGGTATCATACGATTGAATCTATCGTTCACACTCATCCCGAATTACAAAAGTTGGATCAAGAAAGCAATATTAGATTTGCGAATTCGCTTGTAAACGAATTGCTTTTACCTCTTTTTCCCAAATTGAAAAAGCAGAAGGCAATGGATGTCGCCTTTATTTCCGTAGAAGCTGTGGATTCCGTATTCAAATCCTTATTGCGTGAATCGAAAATTTCCAAGATGAGAAAAAAACAAATCCTCACGGAACTCGGCCGATTTTTATATTCTTATTTCAGCCGGTTAAAATAA
- a CDS encoding right-handed parallel beta-helix repeat-containing protein, translating to MKLYFLLPAKFLLFILLVGIIACKSDESGNVPFVHVTMMDNTFYPPVIRTSKGSKIRFVNEGNNPHNAVALDKSWTTEKTYGQSAMFRGAQTDVYYPEEGVFPYFCTFHASPDGKVGMTGVAVVGNAVYSSQTNASKSKISKTWSGVTRKVPSQYPTIQNAVDAALPGDLILIAKGIYKEEVVVTTPSLVIRGEDRAETIIDGEFLRGNGVMVVGADGVAVENLTARNATLNGVYWTGVKGYRGSYLTAYNNGDYGLYAFDSVDGILEHSFASGSPDSGIYIGQCNPCKSIIYDVISENNALGYSGTNSSGDLYLLSSIWRRNQLGIGPNTLDRELLPPQKSIVVKKNLVYDNNNYNAPSKKLEVPSIGNGIGVLGGLENLVEGNVVLNHKNYGILVTPNIDENIWISNNNKIKNNIVLSSGRGDITMSGPVSVGNCFENNTISQSSPPLLDTLQSCKGIRYPLTGDMASTIGLLALFVQANMGDFELASYKNQPIPPKQKEMPKDLLAKIEPAHDVFEKNKYLIDKAELPPETKQELEAFEKSSKFHVSAFRVHYPATFKTWFFHIFGYLLPFGIFASWTGLALLDKLNRKGSSELKADLSFWGILLLPFIGALFVLFSKESLVSKKVRNTVVFGGIGLFLSILVMTVYAMFAVTGPAV from the coding sequence ATGAAACTCTATTTTCTTTTACCTGCAAAGTTTCTACTATTTATCCTTCTCGTGGGCATAATCGCTTGTAAATCGGATGAGTCCGGGAACGTACCTTTTGTTCATGTTACAATGATGGACAATACGTTTTATCCGCCGGTGATTCGAACTTCGAAAGGAAGTAAGATTCGATTTGTAAATGAAGGGAACAACCCTCATAATGCCGTCGCACTGGATAAATCTTGGACAACGGAAAAAACTTACGGTCAATCCGCGATGTTTCGCGGCGCACAGACGGATGTATATTATCCGGAGGAAGGGGTATTTCCTTACTTCTGTACTTTTCATGCTTCCCCCGACGGTAAGGTGGGTATGACTGGGGTTGCAGTTGTCGGAAATGCGGTTTATTCTTCGCAAACTAATGCTAGTAAGTCGAAGATTTCTAAAACTTGGTCGGGTGTAACACGCAAAGTTCCAAGCCAGTATCCTACGATTCAAAACGCAGTGGATGCAGCCCTTCCGGGAGATTTGATCCTGATTGCAAAAGGAATTTATAAAGAAGAAGTTGTGGTAACTACTCCTTCCCTAGTGATCCGGGGAGAAGATCGGGCAGAGACTATCATTGACGGTGAGTTTTTGCGCGGCAACGGAGTCATGGTGGTTGGAGCGGACGGAGTGGCGGTAGAAAACCTAACGGCTCGTAATGCTACCTTGAACGGAGTGTATTGGACCGGGGTAAAGGGATACCGTGGATCTTACCTCACAGCATATAATAACGGAGACTACGGACTCTATGCTTTTGATTCCGTGGATGGAATTTTGGAACATTCATTCGCGTCCGGATCTCCGGATTCGGGCATCTATATTGGGCAATGTAACCCATGTAAGTCGATTATCTATGATGTGATTTCGGAAAACAACGCTTTAGGATATTCGGGAACCAATTCAAGCGGAGACCTTTATCTGTTATCTTCCATTTGGAGAAGAAATCAATTGGGAATCGGCCCGAATACATTGGACCGGGAATTGCTTCCTCCCCAAAAAAGTATCGTAGTGAAAAAGAATTTGGTCTATGATAATAACAATTACAATGCACCTTCCAAAAAACTGGAAGTACCTTCCATCGGAAACGGAATCGGTGTATTAGGTGGTTTGGAAAACTTGGTTGAAGGTAACGTAGTACTCAATCATAAAAACTACGGAATTCTAGTGACTCCGAATATTGATGAGAACATATGGATTTCCAATAACAACAAAATTAAAAATAATATAGTTCTGTCTTCGGGAAGAGGGGACATCACCATGAGTGGACCTGTGAGTGTGGGAAATTGTTTCGAGAACAATACTATTTCCCAATCCAGTCCTCCTCTTTTGGATACTTTGCAGTCTTGTAAGGGAATCCGGTATCCACTAACAGGTGATATGGCTTCGACGATCGGTTTACTTGCGCTTTTTGTGCAGGCGAATATGGGGGATTTTGAACTTGCTTCTTATAAAAATCAACCCATCCCTCCGAAACAAAAAGAAATGCCAAAAGATCTTTTGGCAAAAATAGAACCGGCTCACGATGTGTTTGAAAAAAATAAGTATCTGATTGATAAGGCGGAACTTCCTCCTGAAACCAAACAAGAGTTAGAAGCATTTGAGAAGTCTTCCAAATTTCACGTTTCTGCGTTCCGGGTTCATTATCCTGCGACTTTCAAAACATGGTTTTTCCATATTTTCGGATATCTGTTGCCGTTTGGAATCTTCGCTTCTTGGACGGGTCTTGCTCTCTTGGACAAGCTGAATCGTAAGGGTTCTTCCGAATTGAAAGCGGATCTGTCCTTTTGGGGGATTTTACTTTTGCCTTTTATCGGAGCTTTGTTCGTCCTTTTTTCCAAAGAAAGTCTGGTATCCAAAAAAGTCAGGAATACCGTCGTCTTCGGAGGAATCGGTTTGTTTTTATCAATTTTAGTTATGACCGTCTATGCAATGTTTGCTGTGACGGGACCTGCGG